One stretch of Castor canadensis chromosome 14, mCasCan1.hap1v2, whole genome shotgun sequence DNA includes these proteins:
- the F2rl3 gene encoding proteinase-activated receptor 4, translating to MQGLPLWSLVLGLSLAGSTQTPSIYDEGESPGGESTLAPLAETKEVKSPIQPRGFPGKFCANDSDTLDIPGSSRVLLQDWVSARLVPAIYGLVVAVGLPANGLALWVLATRVSRLPSTVLLMNLAAADLLLALVVPPRLAYHLRDRHWPFGDAACRAATAALYGHMYGSQLLLAAISVDRYLALVHPLRARALRGRRLTAGLCVTAWLMAVTLALPLTLKRQSFRLAGSENTLCHDALPHDTQVSYWRPVFLCLAGLGCFLPLLAMALCYGVTLCSLAAGGQRYGHAQRLTALVLASATVFFVPSNVILVLHYSDPRPEAWGDLYAIYVLSLALSTLNSCVDPFVYFYVSAEFRDKVRTALLRQSPVGTTASKASGEAGSPGTRTQSSLL from the exons ATGCAGGGGCTGCCGCTGTGGTCCCTGGTCCTGGGGCTCAGTCTAGCAGGCAGCACCCAGACCCCCAGCATCTACGATGAGGGGGAGAGCCCGGGAGGAG AAAGCACGCTGGCGCCCTTGGCCGAGACCAAGGAGGTGAAGTCCCCTATCCAGCCGCGTGGCTTCCCAGGCAAGTTCTGTGCCAATGACAGCGACACACTGGACATCCCGGGCAGCTCCCGGGTGCTGCTGCAGGACTGGGTGTCCGCGAGGCTGGTGCCCGCCATCTACGGGCTGGTGGTGGCCGTGGGGCTGCCGGCCAACGGGCTGGCGCTGTGGGTGCTGGCCACGCGGGTGTCGCGGCTGCCCTCCACGGTGCTGCTCATGAACCTGGCGGCCGCCGACCTGCTGCTGGCCCTCGTCGTGCCCCCGCGCCTCGCCTACCACCTGCGGGACCGGCACTGGCCTTTCGGGGACGCGGCCTGCCGCGCGGCCACCGCCGCCCTGTACGGCCACATGTACGGCTCGCAGCTGCTGCTGGCCGCCATCAGCGTGGACCGCTACCTGGCGCTGGTGCACCCGCTGCGGGCGCGGGCACTGCGCGGCCGGCGTCTGACCGCCGGGCTGTGTGTCACAGCCTGGCTTATGGCCGTCACCTTGGCCTTGCCCTTGACCTTGAAGCGACAGAGCTTCCGGCTGGCAGGCTCAGAGAACACGCTCTGCCATGACGCCCTGCCCCACGACACCCAGGTGTCCTACTGGCGGCCGGTCTTCCTCTGCCTGGCCGGGCTCGGCTGCTTCCTGCCGCTGCTGGCCATGGCCCTGTGTTACGGGGTCACCCTGTGCTCGCTGGCGGCCGGTGGCCAGCGCTACGGCCACGCGCAGAGGCTGACCGCCCTGGTGCTGGCCTCGGCCACCGTGTTCTTTGTGCCCAGCAATGTGATACTGGTGCTGCATTACTCGGACCCAAGGCCGGAGGCCTGGGGTGACCTCTACGCCATCTATGTCCTCAGCCTGGCGCTCAGCACCCTCAACAGCTGCGTAGACCCTTTTGTGTACTTCTACGTGTCGGCCGAGTTCAGGGACAAGGTGCGGACAGCACTCTTGCGCCAGTCACCGGTGGGCACCACGGCCTCCAAGGCCTCTGGGGAGGCCGGCAGCCCGGGGACACGCACGCAGTCTTCACTTCTCTGA